A window of Cohnella herbarum contains these coding sequences:
- the dagF gene encoding 2-dehydro-3-deoxy-phosphogluconate aldolase has translation MTNPSNISKRFYKNRVALNVLANGIENAKEVFEAAEGYVLVGVLSKDYPTVEEAVAAMKAYGKEIDDAVSIGLGAGDNRQASVVAEIAKYYPGSHINQVFPAVGATRANLNGQQSWINSLVSPTGQVGYVNISTGPISAAQSEQAIVPVKAAIALVRDMGGQALKYFPMNGLSREDELRAVAQACGEEGFALEPTGGIDMDNFEAILRIALEANVPQIIPHLYSSIIDKTTGKTKVEDVRKLLDVVKRLVDLHG, from the coding sequence ATGACCAATCCATCGAACATATCCAAACGCTTCTACAAAAACCGGGTCGCGCTTAACGTATTGGCCAATGGCATCGAGAATGCCAAGGAAGTATTCGAAGCCGCGGAAGGTTACGTGCTTGTCGGCGTTCTGTCGAAGGATTACCCGACAGTCGAAGAGGCCGTGGCCGCCATGAAAGCCTATGGCAAAGAAATCGACGACGCGGTATCGATCGGATTGGGCGCGGGCGATAATCGCCAAGCCTCCGTCGTCGCCGAGATCGCGAAGTACTATCCCGGCAGCCATATCAATCAAGTGTTCCCGGCGGTCGGAGCGACTCGCGCGAACCTCAACGGCCAACAAAGCTGGATTAACAGCTTAGTGTCTCCGACCGGCCAAGTCGGATACGTGAATATCTCGACAGGCCCCATAAGCGCAGCACAGAGCGAGCAAGCGATCGTTCCCGTCAAGGCGGCGATTGCGTTAGTGCGCGATATGGGCGGCCAAGCGTTAAAATACTTCCCGATGAACGGATTAAGCCGTGAAGACGAATTGCGCGCTGTCGCGCAGGCGTGCGGCGAAGAAGGTTTCGCCTTGGAACCGACGGGCGGAATCGATATGGACAATTTCGAAGCGATTCTGCGCATTGCTCTCGAAGCGAACGTGCCGCAAATCATTCCCCATCTTTACTCCTCGATTATCGACAAGACAACGGGGAAAACGAAAGTCGAAGACGTTCGCAAGCTGCTGGATGTCGTGAAAAGATTGGTTGATCTTCATGGCTAA
- a CDS encoding DgaE family pyridoxal phosphate-dependent ammonia lyase — protein sequence MANSLNARYGLKRVINASGRMSILGVSAPTDTVMDAMKHGGQNYVEIADLVDKSGDYIARILGSEAAVVVNSASSGIALSVAAIVTQGNRRKSVRLHQEAIAKNEIIILKGHNVQYGAPVETMVFLGGGKLLEVGYANEGKAEHIEDAISEHTAAILYVKSHHAVQKNMISVEEAWEIAQRNGIPLIVDAAAEEDIQKYVKCSDLAIYSGSKAIEGPTSGIVGGKRTYIEWVKVQLHGIGRSMKVGKETTFGLLQALDEYIVKADKSEQEKEALQALMPLNDIDGIRVSIVQDEAGRAIFRARIQIDPAKSGTSAKQVVTELQNGEIAIYTRDYGVKQGYFDIDPRPLLGDDMQVIASRIHELAGGK from the coding sequence ATGGCGAATTCATTGAATGCGAGATACGGACTTAAACGCGTAATTAACGCAAGCGGACGAATGAGTATATTAGGCGTATCCGCTCCTACGGATACCGTCATGGACGCCATGAAACACGGTGGGCAAAACTACGTGGAGATCGCGGATTTAGTGGATAAGTCCGGCGACTATATCGCGCGCATTCTGGGTTCCGAGGCAGCCGTCGTCGTGAATTCCGCTTCCAGCGGCATCGCGCTCTCGGTAGCCGCGATCGTGACGCAAGGAAACCGGCGCAAGAGCGTTCGCCTGCATCAAGAAGCTATCGCCAAGAACGAGATCATTATTCTGAAAGGCCATAACGTGCAATATGGAGCACCCGTAGAAACGATGGTATTCTTAGGGGGCGGCAAGCTCCTCGAAGTGGGCTATGCGAATGAGGGAAAAGCGGAGCATATCGAAGATGCGATCTCAGAACATACGGCAGCCATTCTATACGTCAAGTCGCATCACGCGGTACAGAAAAACATGATTTCCGTAGAGGAAGCATGGGAGATTGCCCAACGCAACGGCATTCCGCTTATCGTGGACGCAGCCGCCGAAGAAGACATTCAGAAGTACGTCAAATGCTCCGACTTAGCTATCTACAGCGGATCCAAGGCGATCGAAGGCCCGACATCGGGCATCGTAGGCGGCAAAAGAACGTACATCGAGTGGGTTAAGGTACAATTGCACGGCATCGGACGCAGCATGAAAGTCGGCAAAGAAACGACGTTCGGACTCCTACAAGCGCTCGACGAGTATATCGTCAAGGCGGACAAGAGCGAACAAGAAAAAGAAGCGTTGCAAGCGTTGATGCCTTTGAACGATATAGATGGAATACGGGTAAGCATCGTTCAGGACGAAGCCGGCCGCGCAATCTTCCGGGCGCGGATTCAGATCGATCCGGCGAAGTCCGGCACGTCCGCCAAACAAGTCGTCACGGAGCTGCAAAACGGAGAAATTGCGATCTACACCCGTGACTACGGCGTCAAGCAAGGTTATTTCGACATCGACCCTCGTCCGCTGTTGGGCGACGACATGCAAGTTATCGCATCAAGAATACATGAATTAGCAGGAGGAAAATAA
- a CDS encoding amidohydrolase/deacetylase family metallohydrolase: MQDRFVLRNLKRVNGDAIDIVIDNGKITEVTEAGHGMGSRILDCSGAYVSSGWIDMHVHAFPAFDPYGDEIDEIGIKQGVTTIVDAGSCGADRISDLAASRAHARTNVFAFLNISRLGLARIDELSNLEWIDAAKAIQAAKHFNDFIVGLKARISKSVVRDSGLEPLRRARELSAQTSLPLMVHIGSGPPNIEEVIPLLEKKDIITHYLNGKSNNLFDAEGSPLQVLQNAIARGVHLDVGHGTASFSFKVAEAAKRHHIEPNTISTDIYRGNRLNGPVYSMAHVLSKFLYLGYPLEQVIAAVTSQAAEWLGKPELGRIQAGDAANLTLFTLRNEPTVLLDSEGDQRTAQMRIEPKGVVANGEFIECEIRT, encoded by the coding sequence ATGCAAGATCGTTTCGTTCTGCGAAACTTAAAGCGCGTCAATGGAGACGCTATCGATATCGTAATAGATAACGGCAAAATTACCGAAGTAACGGAGGCCGGCCATGGAATGGGGAGCCGAATACTCGATTGCTCCGGCGCTTATGTATCTAGCGGATGGATAGATATGCATGTTCATGCCTTCCCGGCTTTCGATCCCTACGGCGATGAGATCGACGAAATCGGCATTAAGCAAGGCGTAACCACGATCGTCGATGCCGGAAGCTGCGGAGCCGACCGAATCAGCGATCTGGCTGCTAGCCGGGCTCATGCGCGCACGAACGTATTCGCCTTCCTGAATATTTCAAGATTAGGGTTAGCCAGGATCGACGAATTATCCAATCTCGAATGGATCGATGCCGCCAAGGCTATTCAAGCCGCGAAGCATTTCAACGATTTTATCGTGGGTTTAAAAGCCCGCATTAGCAAAAGCGTAGTCCGCGATAGCGGACTTGAGCCCTTGCGGCGCGCACGCGAGCTATCCGCTCAAACTTCGCTGCCTCTAATGGTGCACATCGGCTCTGGACCGCCGAACATCGAGGAAGTGATCCCGCTGCTCGAGAAGAAGGATATCATCACGCATTATCTCAACGGAAAGAGCAACAATCTGTTCGACGCCGAAGGCAGTCCGCTCCAGGTGCTGCAAAATGCGATCGCTCGCGGCGTACATCTCGACGTCGGACACGGAACGGCCAGCTTTTCCTTCAAAGTCGCCGAAGCCGCGAAGCGGCATCACATTGAACCGAATACGATCAGCACCGACATCTACCGCGGGAACCGATTGAACGGACCGGTCTACAGCATGGCCCACGTGCTCTCCAAATTCCTTTACTTAGGTTATCCGTTGGAGCAGGTCATCGCTGCCGTCACCTCCCAAGCGGCCGAATGGCTCGGCAAGCCGGAGCTTGGCCGCATTCAAGCGGGAGACGCCGCGAACCTAACCTTGTTTACCTTGCGTAATGAACCGACCGTGCTGCTGGATTCCGAAGGGGATCAGCGTACGGCGCAGATGAGAATCGAACCTAAAGGAGTCGTTGCGAATGGCGAATTCATTGAATGCGAGATACGGACTTAA
- a CDS encoding beta-N-acetylhexosaminidase: MKLRFTGDLSAIRSGIQALSQEVGFTEAEDGLIVQVGSSSGENDLAVGLKQGEAYIHYGRKHQFFRGLGLLMQKIAGGETDFEHREKQQFDTIGPMFDLSRNAVMTVDSFKTMLNKMALMGLNTVMLYMEDTYAIEGEPYFGYMRGRYTQAELKEIDDYADRFGIEAFPSIQTLAHLEEFLKWQPVWDYKDTKGALLVGEERTDRLIEKMIEAASAPFRSRKIHIGMDEAEELGRGKYLDRNGYRNRFDIMTEHLEKVLDCARDRGLKPMMWSDMFLKLAVGNAGTESNYYDKNTSIPEDMVRRIPKDVDMVYWDYVHLKPEEYESVIANHRPLGCNLVFAGAVWIFNTFGVNYGLSLNASDTALQVCKKEGIREAYATMWGDDGNEGNPFAALLGLQLYAEHAYSEEKPDRAWLAERVKFCTGIEAETFMQLKDLDETPGAEPDNRKQSNPSKFLLYQDVLLGLFDKQIEGLEMAEHYARLEQNIRNRRDETAELDYVFEVPEKLCGVLKRKSEIGIELKRAYDAKDNATLQRVATDVLPAIAEAVRELRAAHRSQWLRLFKPFGWEVLDIRYGGVVNRLDTAATRLLDYVEGRIERIEELEQERLVYSTTNRFNDKGAGWCSYYYRMASPNVFFHVLNPF; this comes from the coding sequence ATGAAACTACGTTTTACGGGAGATTTGAGCGCAATAAGATCTGGAATACAGGCATTGTCTCAAGAGGTTGGATTTACTGAGGCGGAGGACGGGCTCATCGTACAAGTCGGATCTTCTTCCGGCGAGAATGACTTAGCTGTCGGCTTGAAGCAAGGCGAGGCTTATATCCACTATGGCCGAAAACATCAGTTTTTCCGCGGATTGGGACTTCTTATGCAGAAGATCGCCGGCGGGGAGACGGATTTCGAGCATCGGGAGAAGCAGCAGTTCGATACGATCGGCCCGATGTTCGATCTGTCCCGGAACGCGGTAATGACGGTGGATAGTTTCAAAACGATGCTGAACAAGATGGCATTAATGGGCCTGAACACCGTCATGTTGTACATGGAGGATACGTACGCGATCGAAGGCGAGCCTTATTTCGGTTATATGAGGGGTCGCTATACGCAGGCGGAATTGAAAGAGATCGACGATTACGCCGACCGTTTCGGTATCGAAGCATTTCCGAGCATTCAGACGCTGGCGCATCTGGAAGAGTTCCTAAAGTGGCAGCCGGTATGGGATTACAAGGATACGAAAGGCGCGCTCCTCGTTGGGGAAGAGCGGACGGACCGCTTGATCGAGAAGATGATCGAAGCCGCCAGCGCTCCGTTCCGCAGCCGCAAAATCCATATCGGCATGGACGAGGCGGAGGAGCTCGGCCGGGGCAAATACTTGGACCGGAACGGCTATCGAAACCGTTTCGACATCATGACGGAGCATCTGGAGAAGGTGCTCGATTGCGCTCGCGACCGTGGCTTAAAGCCGATGATGTGGAGCGATATGTTCTTGAAGCTGGCCGTCGGGAACGCCGGAACCGAAAGCAATTATTACGATAAAAATACGTCGATACCGGAGGACATGGTTCGCCGTATTCCGAAAGACGTCGACATGGTCTACTGGGATTACGTTCACTTGAAGCCGGAAGAATACGAAAGCGTGATCGCCAATCACCGTCCGCTCGGCTGCAATTTAGTATTTGCGGGGGCCGTGTGGATATTCAACACTTTCGGAGTCAATTACGGCTTGTCGTTGAACGCTTCTGATACGGCGCTGCAAGTATGCAAGAAAGAGGGCATTCGCGAGGCGTATGCGACGATGTGGGGCGATGACGGGAATGAAGGAAATCCGTTCGCGGCATTGTTGGGTCTGCAGCTCTACGCGGAACATGCTTATTCGGAGGAGAAGCCGGATCGGGCTTGGTTGGCCGAACGGGTGAAGTTCTGCACCGGCATTGAAGCGGAGACGTTCATGCAGTTGAAGGATTTGGACGAGACGCCGGGTGCCGAGCCCGACAACCGGAAGCAGAGCAATCCTTCGAAGTTTCTGTTGTACCAAGACGTTCTGCTCGGGTTGTTCGACAAACAGATCGAAGGTTTGGAGATGGCCGAACACTATGCCCGCTTGGAGCAAAATATTCGCAATCGACGCGATGAGACGGCCGAGTTGGATTACGTATTCGAGGTTCCGGAGAAGTTATGCGGTGTGTTGAAGCGGAAGAGCGAGATCGGCATCGAGCTTAAGCGGGCGTATGATGCGAAGGACAACGCGACATTGCAGCGCGTGGCGACGGATGTGTTGCCCGCGATCGCGGAAGCGGTGCGCGAACTGCGCGCGGCCCATCGCTCGCAATGGCTTCGCTTGTTTAAGCCGTTCGGCTGGGAAGTGCTCGACATCCGCTACGGCGGCGTCGTGAACCGGCTCGATACGGCTGCGACGAGGCTCCTCGATTATGTCGAGGGCCGGATCGAGCGAATCGAGGAGTTGGAGCAGGAGCGTCTCGTGTACAGCACGACGAACCGATTCAACGACAAGGGTGCCGGCTGGTGCAGCTATTATTACAGAATGGCGTCTCCGAATGTGTTCTTTCATGTTTTGAATCCATTTTAA